A window of Lepus europaeus isolate LE1 chromosome 11, mLepTim1.pri, whole genome shotgun sequence contains these coding sequences:
- the LOC133769677 gene encoding cholesterol side-chain cleavage enzyme, mitochondrial isoform X1, which produces MLARGLPSRSVLLRGCQASLSTAQEGLGHPGVPTREGVGMATRSPRPYHEIPSPGDNGWLNLYHFWREKGTHRIHYRHVQNFQKYGPIYREKLGNLESVYIMDPEDVALLFKSEGPSPERFLIPPWVAYHEYYRKPVGVLLKKSEAWKRDRVALNQEMMAPDAVKNFVPLLEAVSQDFVRMLHGRIQQGAFSGDIRDDLFRFAFESITNIIFGERLGMLEETVDPEAQRFINAVYQMFHTSVPMLNLPPSLFRLFRTRTWRDHVASWDTIFTKADEYTQSFLWDLRQKQALGGSYRGILYSLLGTSKLPFEDIKANVTEMLAGGVDTTSMTLQWHLYEMGRSPRVQEMLRAEVLAAQRQAQGDMTAMLQLVPLLKASIKETLRLHPISVTLQRYLANDLVLRDYMIPAKTLVQVANYAMGREPSFFANPEKFDPTRWLDKDKNVTHFRSLGFGWGVRQCLGRRIAEVEMSIFLIHMLENFRIESQQLSDMGTKFNLILMPEKPIFLTFRPLHQDTPPA; this is translated from the exons atgctggccagggggctccccTCCCGCTCAGTCTTGCTCAGAGGTTGCCAGGCCTCCCTGAGCACTGCCCAGGAGGGCCTGGGTCACCCGGGGGTGCCCACCCGTGAGGGAGTGGGCATGGCCACCCGCAGCCCTCGGCCCTACCACGAGATCCCCTCCCCTGGGGACAATGGCTGGCTGAACCTGTACCACTTCTGGCGGGAGAAGGGCACGCACAGGATCCATTATCGTCATGTACAGAACTTCCAGAAGTATGGTCCCATTTACAG GGAGAAGCTGGGCAACCTGGAGTCCGTTTACATCATGGATCCCGAGGACGTGGCTCTGCTGTTCAAGTCGGAGGGCCCCAGCCCCGAGCGGTTCCTCATCCCGCCCTGGGTCGCCTATCACGAGTACTACCGGAAGCCGGTGGGCGTCCTGCTCAA GAAGTCCGAGGCCTGGAAGAGAGACCGCGTGGCCCTGAACCAGGAGATGATGGCCCCGGACGCCGTCAAGAACTTCGTGCCCCTCCTGGAGGCCGTGTCTCAGGACTTCGTTCGCATGCTGCACGGCCGCATCCAGCAGGGGGCGTTCTCTGGCGACATCAGGGACGACCTGTTCCGCTTTGCCTTCGAGT ccaTCACCAACATCATATTCGGGGAGCGCCTGGGGATGCTGGAGGAGACGGTGGACCCCGAGGCGCAGCGGTTCATCAACGCGGTCTACCAGATGTTCCACACCAGCGTCCCCATGCTCAACCTGCCCCCGAGCCTCTTCCGCCTCTTCAGGACCAGGACCTGGAGGGACCACGTGGCCTCCTGGGACACGATCTTCACCAAAG CTGACGAATACACCCAGAGCTTCCTATGGGATTTGAGGCAGAAGCAGGCCCTCGGGGGCAGCTACCGTGGTATCCTCTACAGCCTCCTGGGGACCAGCAAGCTGCCCTTCGAGGACATCAAGGCCAACGTCACCGAGATGCTGGCCGGAGGTGTGGACACG ACGTCCATGACCCTGCAGTGGCACCTGTATGAGATGGGGCGCAGCCCTAGGGTGCAGGAGATGCTGCGGGCGGAGGTCCTGGCCGCCCAGCGCCAGGCCCAGGGAGACATGACCGCAATGCTGCAGTTGGTGCCGCTCCTCAAGGCCAGCATCAAGGAGACGCTGAG GCTGCACCCCATCTCGGTGACCTTGCAGAGATACCTCGCAAATGACCTGGTTCTCCGGGATTACATGATACCTGCCAAG ACATTGGTGCAGGTGGCCAACTATGCCATGGGCCGGGAACCCAGCTTCTTTGCCAACCCAGAGAAGTTTGACCCCACCCGATGGCTGGACAAGGACAAGAACGTCACTCACTTCCGGAGCCTGGGCTTTGGCTGGGGTGTGCGGCAGTGCCTGGGCCGCAGGATCGCCGAGGTGGAGATGAGCATCTTCCTCATCCAT ATGCTGGAGAACTTCAGAATTGAAAGCCAACAGCTCAGCGACATGGGTACCAAGTTCAACCTCATCCTGATGCCCGAAAAGCCCATCTTCTTAACCTTCCGGCCTCTCCATCAGGACACGCCCCCCGCGTGA
- the LOC133769677 gene encoding cholesterol side-chain cleavage enzyme, mitochondrial isoform X2, translating into MDPEDVALLFKSEGPSPERFLIPPWVAYHEYYRKPVGVLLKKSEAWKRDRVALNQEMMAPDAVKNFVPLLEAVSQDFVRMLHGRIQQGAFSGDIRDDLFRFAFESITNIIFGERLGMLEETVDPEAQRFINAVYQMFHTSVPMLNLPPSLFRLFRTRTWRDHVASWDTIFTKADEYTQSFLWDLRQKQALGGSYRGILYSLLGTSKLPFEDIKANVTEMLAGGVDTTSMTLQWHLYEMGRSPRVQEMLRAEVLAAQRQAQGDMTAMLQLVPLLKASIKETLRLHPISVTLQRYLANDLVLRDYMIPAKTLVQVANYAMGREPSFFANPEKFDPTRWLDKDKNVTHFRSLGFGWGVRQCLGRRIAEVEMSIFLIHMLENFRIESQQLSDMGTKFNLILMPEKPIFLTFRPLHQDTPPA; encoded by the exons ATGGATCCCGAGGACGTGGCTCTGCTGTTCAAGTCGGAGGGCCCCAGCCCCGAGCGGTTCCTCATCCCGCCCTGGGTCGCCTATCACGAGTACTACCGGAAGCCGGTGGGCGTCCTGCTCAA GAAGTCCGAGGCCTGGAAGAGAGACCGCGTGGCCCTGAACCAGGAGATGATGGCCCCGGACGCCGTCAAGAACTTCGTGCCCCTCCTGGAGGCCGTGTCTCAGGACTTCGTTCGCATGCTGCACGGCCGCATCCAGCAGGGGGCGTTCTCTGGCGACATCAGGGACGACCTGTTCCGCTTTGCCTTCGAGT ccaTCACCAACATCATATTCGGGGAGCGCCTGGGGATGCTGGAGGAGACGGTGGACCCCGAGGCGCAGCGGTTCATCAACGCGGTCTACCAGATGTTCCACACCAGCGTCCCCATGCTCAACCTGCCCCCGAGCCTCTTCCGCCTCTTCAGGACCAGGACCTGGAGGGACCACGTGGCCTCCTGGGACACGATCTTCACCAAAG CTGACGAATACACCCAGAGCTTCCTATGGGATTTGAGGCAGAAGCAGGCCCTCGGGGGCAGCTACCGTGGTATCCTCTACAGCCTCCTGGGGACCAGCAAGCTGCCCTTCGAGGACATCAAGGCCAACGTCACCGAGATGCTGGCCGGAGGTGTGGACACG ACGTCCATGACCCTGCAGTGGCACCTGTATGAGATGGGGCGCAGCCCTAGGGTGCAGGAGATGCTGCGGGCGGAGGTCCTGGCCGCCCAGCGCCAGGCCCAGGGAGACATGACCGCAATGCTGCAGTTGGTGCCGCTCCTCAAGGCCAGCATCAAGGAGACGCTGAG GCTGCACCCCATCTCGGTGACCTTGCAGAGATACCTCGCAAATGACCTGGTTCTCCGGGATTACATGATACCTGCCAAG ACATTGGTGCAGGTGGCCAACTATGCCATGGGCCGGGAACCCAGCTTCTTTGCCAACCCAGAGAAGTTTGACCCCACCCGATGGCTGGACAAGGACAAGAACGTCACTCACTTCCGGAGCCTGGGCTTTGGCTGGGGTGTGCGGCAGTGCCTGGGCCGCAGGATCGCCGAGGTGGAGATGAGCATCTTCCTCATCCAT ATGCTGGAGAACTTCAGAATTGAAAGCCAACAGCTCAGCGACATGGGTACCAAGTTCAACCTCATCCTGATGCCCGAAAAGCCCATCTTCTTAACCTTCCGGCCTCTCCATCAGGACACGCCCCCCGCGTGA